The genomic DNA CCTCCTGCCTAGTAAGTAACGTTATCCTGCCCGTGCTATCTTGCATCTATTCTAATTAGCCTTAACCGTCCTAGCTCAGGTGCGAAACAGCGGGAAGATAATCATGGATCCGCGAAAGGTTGCATAGTTTATATGTTAACGTGTTCGTATTATTGTCATTAATATTTTAAAAAACCAAAAATGTTGAGAAAACTATTTTGTTAACGTGTGCATTGTGATAAAATGTTGTTGAAATCATTAAGGTAATAATGGGAGGTTACTCCGGATGAAACAAGTAGATGAACTAGACCAACTAAACAGAAAAAGCTTCATTGTATCCAGTCCTTTTCCTGAAAGGGTGCTGCAATTTGGGGAAGGCAATTTCCTGCGTGCTTTTGTAGATTGGCAATTCGATAAAATGAATAAGCAGGCAGAGTGGAATACAGGTGTCGTTATTGTGCAGCCACAGGCAGGAGGCATGGTGGAGAAGCTCAACGAGCAGGGTGGCCTGTATACGGTTATTCTCGAAGGGATGAAGGATGGGCAGGCCGTGAAGGAGCATACTGTTGTGGAATGCGTCACCCGAGGGCTTAACCCGTACGGCCCAGATTGGTCAGAATATGAGGCACTGATCCAAAAACCGGAGCTGCGCTTTGTCGTATCGAACACGACAGAGGCAGGAATTGCTTACGGACCGGAGGATCGGCTGGAAGATCGCCCGCAAAAGAGCTTTCCAGGTAAGCTGGCTGCTTTGCTCTATAAGCGCTTTCAATTTTTCAATGGAGATCCAAGCAAGGGCCTGGTAATCATTCCATGCGAGCTGATCGACCGCAATGGAGATGCGCTCAAGGAAATTGTATTGAAATATGTAGATCAGTGGAAGCTTGGAGCTGAGTTTACATCCTGGCTGGAGGAAGCGAATACGTTCTGCAACAGCCTCGTGGATCGGATTGTGCCGGGTTATCCCAAGGACCGGATCACAGAGATTCAAGCAGAGTTAGGGTATAAGGACAGCCTGATCGTTGTCGGTGAACAGTATCACCTGTGGGTCATCGAAGGACCACAATGGCTCAAGGAAGAATTACCTGCTCATCTGGCTGGACTGAACGTACTGATCGTCGACGATATGGCGCCATACCGTACACGCAAGGTGCGTATTTTGAACGGGGCACATACGGCGCTTACGCCTGTCGCTTATTTATATGGTTTGGATACGGTAGGGCAGGCGGTCGAGCATGATGTCGTGGGTGCTTTTATCCAGTCACTCATTCGAGAAGAAGTGATTCCAACGCTGGATTCCCCAGCAGCGGAATTGAATGTATACGCCGATGATGTCATTGAACGGTTTCATAATCCGTATGTGAGTCATTATGTCATGAGCATTGCACTGAATTCCATATCCAAGTTCAAGACACGTAATTTGCCTTCCTTGCTTCAATATGTGGAGCAACATAAGGAATTACCTGTAAAAACGGTATTTTCGCTGGCATCCTTATTCGTATTTTACGGGGGAAAGAGAGACGGCGAACCGATTGCCTTGGCAGACGAAGCGGAAGTGTTGACCGCATTTGGCGAGCTGTGGAGCGGATATAACGGAACACTTGCCGGAGCGAAGCAATTAACGGCACAGATACTGAGCAAGCATACCTGGTGGGGGCAAGACCTAAACCAGATTGCAGGATTGGCTGAACAGACGGCACAGCATGTGTATGAGATTACAAGCAGGGGAATGAAGGATACGCTGGATTCTCTAACCGGGAACAGCGTACCCAGAGCATAAGCAAGGAGGAGACTGGAATGCTGGAATTCATTCAAATTCATGATCAAGATAACGTGGCTGTTGCTTTACGTGATTACAAGCAGGGCGAGACGCTGGCGTGGGGAACGCATGGAGAACAGCGCGTGATGTTGGCTGAGGATGTGGCGCGTGGGCATAAAATTGCATTGCAGAACATTCCTGAAGGTGGAAATGTGCTGAAATACGGATATCCGATCGGCCATGCCATTCAGCCCATTCAGGCAGGGCAGCATGTGCATACGCATAATACGAAGACGAATCTGACGGGCGTGGAGGAGTACTCTTACAAGCCTAAGCCAGCGCCTCATTTATATGAACAGGAGAGTCGTACGTTTCAGGGTTATCGCCGAAAGGACGGCCGCGTGGGGATTCGCAATGAGTTGTGGATTGTGCCAACGGTCGGTTGTGTGAACGGGATTGCCGAGCTTATTTTAAACCGTTTCAAGCAGGAAGCAGGCGATATTTCGCCTTTTGAAAATGCACTTGTGCTCAAGCATAACTACGGCTGTTCCCAGTTGGGAGACGATCATGCATATACGCGCACGATTTTGATTGATGCGGTGAAGCATTCCAATGCGGGTGGCGTGCTGGTTCTTGGCTTAGGTTGCGAGAACAATGAAATGAAGGAGTTTAAGGAAGCCATCGGGGAATATGACCCGGAACGGGTGAAGTTTTTACTTTCCCAGGAAGTATCGGATGAAGTGGAGGAAGGGGTACGGCTGCTTCATGAAATTTATGCGGCTGTGCAGGAAGATCGGCGAGAGCCTGTACCTTTAGCTGAGCTGAATATCGGGCTAAAATGCGGCGGCTCTGACGGCCTGTCCGGTATTACCGCCAATCCGCTGCTCGGTCGGCTGTCGGATTATATGGCTGCGCAGGGCGGAACGACGGTACTGACTGAGGTACCGGAAATGTTCGGCGCGGAGACGATTCTTATGGAACGTGCGGCAGACGAGGAAGTATTCGGCAAAATCGTGCATCTGATTAACGATTTCAAGCAATATTTTCTGGATTACAAGCAGCCGGTATACGAAAATCCGTCGCCGGGCAACAAAGCAGGAGGCATCACGACACTGGAAGATAAATCGTTGGGCTGTACGCAAAAGTCCGGCTCTTCTACGGTCACCGATGTCATTCAGTACGGGGAGCGTCTCAAAACCAAGGGACTCAACTTGCTCAGCGCACCGGGGAACGATCTGGTTGCTTCTTCGGCGCTTGCGGCAGCGGGCTGCCAGCTCGTTATTTTCACAACTGGACGCGGTACGCCTTTCGGTTCCTTCGTTCCGACGATGAAGGTTTCGACCAACTCGCCGCTTTATAAGGCCAAACCCCATTGGATCGACTACAATGCAGGTTCACTGGTGGAGGATGTTAGTATGGAGGATGCGCTCCGCAGCTTTGTGGATTACATTGTCGATGTAGCCAGCGGAACCTGGGTGAACAACGAGAAGAACAATTTCAGAGAGCTGGCTATTTTTAAAAACGGTGTTACGTTGTAATCCTTTACAACGAATGGGGAGGCGGAAGAATTCTGTCTCCCTTTTGATGTTTGTTTGTCTCTTAATAAATATGTTAGACTTACTGGAAAAGTTAACTTAATGAAATTTTACGAGTACGGGGGGATATGAAGTGCAGAATGAAATTGTTGCTTATCGGGAAGAAAATCATGATCAGCTCGTAGATATTTGGCATCGGGCTGTACGTCAGACTCACACATTTTTGACGGAAGAAGACATTCAATTTTACCATCATATCGTGCGAAATGGTGCACTAAGAGAAGTTGAGATTTGGATGGAGTGGAACGAAAACCAAGATCCAATAGGGTTTATCGGACTGGACGGGATTAAAATAGAGATGTTATTCGTTGACCCTAAGCGACACGGACAGGGCACAGGCAGCCGCTTAATCCGGCATGCTGAAAAAATAAAAGGCAAACGTCTCAAAGTGGACGTTAATGAGCAAAACGAACATGCACATGCTTTCTACAAACATTATGGCTTTGTACAAACAGGGCGATCCGCACTGGACGGATCAGGGCGAGCATTCCCTTTACTTCATTTGGAGAAAAACAAATGAACGATTGAAGTTTACCAAATCCCTAAATCCCGTTTACCTCTGCGTAAATGGGATTTTTTCTCATAAAAAGCTTGCGACATAGTTGATTTTATGATATAACTTAATTAAGTAATAATTACGTAATTAAGTTATATCATAAAATCATTAAATCATATCATGAACGGCATTCAGTTCATTCTTTGGTTTGGTGAACTTTCTATTTCGTGAATATGATAAGTCGGACAAGGAGGTGGGGAGGGTGGATGAACTTGTTCACTCCGACATCACAGATTTAGATACACTTGTTAATATGATTAAGCTGTCATTTTCGTTTAAAGACGGAGCCAATATGATTGCATTATGTGATCATCTGTACGACCGTGCCAGCCAGAAGTATCAGGAGTTACAGTTCTACAAAGCACACAAGAAACCCGTACAATCCATACATACCAGACGTCCACTAGTATATTACTATGGATACAGTCATCTGATGAAAGGAATGGCCTTCCAGAAACAGGGCAAATATGATGAAGCCCGAGATTGCATCGAAAAGTATGCCGAATTGGGCTGGTTCAATGGTCTTGATCCTCACGGGGAAGCGGAAGTCGAGTATTATCGCCATGCAGCTAAAGCCAATCAGTATGCTCTTGATATTTTGTCAGGCTGTTTCGAAGTGTTGCAGGAATATGTTCAATTTCTTCAGGACAATCCAGAAGAACTGTTACCGGGGCTTCTTTCCATCGTGGAGGGGGCATCCAGGCACGACTATTCTTTAGAGACTGTGCTAGAGCCCTTTGTTGAACAAATTGACGATTTCAAATATCTCGAAGAGCCTGTGAATGTGTCTTATTATTTTCGCTTTTGCTATCAACTGTCTCTCTATTACATCAAGCAGCAGCAGTTCACGGTTGCGCTGGACTATATTTTGCAATCCCTCATGCTGTCAGATACCCTGGGTATGGAACATGAGCATGAGTTCAGGAAGTGTACCGCCATATTTGAGATTTTCAGATCCCAAGCTACGGCAACACAGCAAGACCAATATATAACTATTTTAAAAGGAGTGTTAAAGGATGAAAAAATTGATTTCACAGCCTCTGTCGCTCAGTCTGTTTAGCTTGTTGGTGTTTGTTACAGGTCATGACCTCATTTCCGTGTTTTATCATGGAGCAAATCATTAATTGGTCAGAAGTAAGTAGAAAAAAGTTCTCCAGCAAGTAGATATTTGATGTAAAAGTATGCCAAATAGCAAGTAAGCTCATTAGGAATCGGGCTTGCTTGCTATTTGGCGTCGTTATATGAAAACTAAGCAGTTGTAGGCTTACGCAAAGCACCCTGCTCTGATGGATGCAATGAAATTTTCAACTGCTGGTAGGCCGGGAATGTTTCTTCTAAAAGGTACGGTGCACTTTTGAATGCCGCATCCAATGCCCGTAGAAAAGAACCGACGAACTGCTCTGGAGAAAAGTAAATGCTTTGCCCGATCATGTGAATGTGAAGCTCATTATGATCCCGGTTGCTCACCGAAAGCAATAATCCCTTGCCCTGAAAACCCGTTTCGATTGCACGTACTTTATTTATGCTTGAGAGCAGCATTTCTGTTTTCAACGCACGACCCTGTTCCTCTATAAACACGGAAATCAGGCGTTTATTCGTCACGATCATAATTTGGTTCCCCCGAAACGTATGGGTAAGATGCACAAAATCTTTATACACGCCAATCGTCTGCTCATGGGGAGAGATGATCCCCAAACGTACAAACTCAGCCAAGTCGGCGGCATCAGGCTCCTGATGATTTTTAATCCGTTTCTTGATACTAAATTGAATAGTGAGGATACACAAAATAGTTATGACAAAAGAAGTCAGTCGGGCATGAAACACGAAGAACATCAGGGCGATAGAGATGCCTACTACCCATTGTGCCCAGGTGAGATAAAGAAGCTTTTGTTGAACTGTAAGGCGATAGTACCAGTGGCCCTTTCCTGGCTGATATTCCGAAGTAAACCGGGTCATACCGCGTAACAGCCTTAAAGCATAGGCGGATAAAGCTGTTATCCCCAGGGAAAGAAACGTTAAAAGCCATTCTTGAGCCGCAATGCCGACTAAAGTACACAGGCCAAACAAAATGATTCCCGCCCAGCAGGCTACCTTTTTAA from Paenibacillus sp. FSL R10-2782 includes the following:
- a CDS encoding acetyltransferase, with the translated sequence MQNEIVAYREENHDQLVDIWHRAVRQTHTFLTEEDIQFYHHIVRNGALREVEIWMEWNENQDPIGFIGLDGIKIEMLFVDPKRHGQGTGSRLIRHAEKIKGKRLKVDVNEQNEHAHAFYKHYGFVQTGRSALDGSGRAFPLLHLEKNK
- a CDS encoding tagaturonate reductase; its protein translation is MKQVDELDQLNRKSFIVSSPFPERVLQFGEGNFLRAFVDWQFDKMNKQAEWNTGVVIVQPQAGGMVEKLNEQGGLYTVILEGMKDGQAVKEHTVVECVTRGLNPYGPDWSEYEALIQKPELRFVVSNTTEAGIAYGPEDRLEDRPQKSFPGKLAALLYKRFQFFNGDPSKGLVIIPCELIDRNGDALKEIVLKYVDQWKLGAEFTSWLEEANTFCNSLVDRIVPGYPKDRITEIQAELGYKDSLIVVGEQYHLWVIEGPQWLKEELPAHLAGLNVLIVDDMAPYRTRKVRILNGAHTALTPVAYLYGLDTVGQAVEHDVVGAFIQSLIREEVIPTLDSPAAELNVYADDVIERFHNPYVSHYVMSIALNSISKFKTRNLPSLLQYVEQHKELPVKTVFSLASLFVFYGGKRDGEPIALADEAEVLTAFGELWSGYNGTLAGAKQLTAQILSKHTWWGQDLNQIAGLAEQTAQHVYEITSRGMKDTLDSLTGNSVPRA
- a CDS encoding DNA-binding protein; its protein translation is MDELVHSDITDLDTLVNMIKLSFSFKDGANMIALCDHLYDRASQKYQELQFYKAHKKPVQSIHTRRPLVYYYGYSHLMKGMAFQKQGKYDEARDCIEKYAELGWFNGLDPHGEAEVEYYRHAAKANQYALDILSGCFEVLQEYVQFLQDNPEELLPGLLSIVEGASRHDYSLETVLEPFVEQIDDFKYLEEPVNVSYYFRFCYQLSLYYIKQQQFTVALDYILQSLMLSDTLGMEHEHEFRKCTAIFEIFRSQATATQQDQYITILKGVLKDEKIDFTASVAQSV
- a CDS encoding altronate dehydratase family protein; translated protein: MLEFIQIHDQDNVAVALRDYKQGETLAWGTHGEQRVMLAEDVARGHKIALQNIPEGGNVLKYGYPIGHAIQPIQAGQHVHTHNTKTNLTGVEEYSYKPKPAPHLYEQESRTFQGYRRKDGRVGIRNELWIVPTVGCVNGIAELILNRFKQEAGDISPFENALVLKHNYGCSQLGDDHAYTRTILIDAVKHSNAGGVLVLGLGCENNEMKEFKEAIGEYDPERVKFLLSQEVSDEVEEGVRLLHEIYAAVQEDRREPVPLAELNIGLKCGGSDGLSGITANPLLGRLSDYMAAQGGTTVLTEVPEMFGAETILMERAADEEVFGKIVHLINDFKQYFLDYKQPVYENPSPGNKAGGITTLEDKSLGCTQKSGSSTVTDVIQYGERLKTKGLNLLSAPGNDLVASSALAAAGCQLVIFTTGRGTPFGSFVPTMKVSTNSPLYKAKPHWIDYNAGSLVEDVSMEDALRSFVDYIVDVASGTWVNNEKNNFRELAIFKNGVTL